A window of Pseudophryne corroboree isolate aPseCor3 chromosome 1, aPseCor3.hap2, whole genome shotgun sequence genomic DNA:
TCATAAATAGTCTATAGTGTTCATGTGTCTTATGTAAACAATCAAAAAGAATGGTCAAAAATGATTGCACCTTTATTTCTGTTTAATTTCCTACTTGCTCTGTTCTTCAATTTAATATAGTATTCTATAAGAGGTTCTTTATTACTAAAACAGAAGTCTCATCTTTTGGGAAGCTTTAGGTGGGAGGGGGAGAGGGTGTGATGCCTTCAGTCTATTTGGATCAGTTTGTCAGTAAATTCACTTTATCATATGACTCTATGCTGACAGTTTTCCAGAGTTGTCAGTTTCCTAGCTAATCACTATGTATGTTACAGTAGCACTTGCATTTCCGATAATATTTATTTGCAGTCTCTGTTGCCCTGCTGTTATTAATTGTAGTATAGTGTTTAATCTACTATTAGATTAGAGCATTATAATGCAAAGCTTTGACTGGCAAAGAGCAGAGATAACTTGTCTTATATTCTGAAAGCAAAACAATTCCTCTTATAAAAGTAAACAGTATTTTTATGAGTACTGCATCACAGGGACAGTTAGTCAAGGATCTACTATACCACGAGCAAAAATGGGGAATTGCTGTAACTCTTGCAAATCATACATTCAGTTGACACCATTAATGCAATGCACACAAAGCCAAGAAAAATAAGAGATAGAGCAGTTATGCAAAAATACTGTGGGACAGCAATCACTGGGACATACAAAAACAGTTTCAACATAACATAAAGGCACCATTGATGTCTTTCTCATTTTGAAATACTGTAAAAAAATTGCTACATATGGCACATAACACATTTGTACATATACTTAATTTATAAAACGTTTCCTGTTTTCTACTTGCGGaactgttaaaataaaataaattgtttaaTTTAAGGTGGAACACTTCATTATATAAAATAAAGTTTTACAGGTGAAtctgttttatttgttttataCAGCAATAGGGTCTTGGTTAGCTATTACGTTGGACAGCCTTGATTGTAACTCTTCTTGTGTTGAGAACCGGCTAGTTGGGTTAGTCCTACTGTCTGCAAGCCGGTATGCACTGGCTGACTCTAAGCTAGTCGCCAGGGGGTTTTGTATACTCAGGAAAGGTGTTTCCTCACCTATTCTTTCATCTTCTGTCTCACTCTCAGATATACTGATCTCAGAGCTTGTGTCAGTGTCCAATCTTAATCTATTGGAAATGTGGCCATTGGGTTTTGTTCTTTTTGCCCTCCTGCTGTTGACTAGTTTCTTTACAGGCTCCAGGGCTGGCTCGTATTCTTGCGTAGTTTCATATTCCTCATCCTCCACTATTCTTAAAGGACTTGGCGGCAGACTGCTGCTATCATGAGCAGGATTGTGATGGTAGGAATTGTACTGCTGATTGTAGTGGTAATGGTGATAATATGAGTCATATCTCTTATCTCGCAGTCTTGGAGGTGACACCAAAAGCAATGGTCTTTCTTCTTCTATAAAGGGGCTGACAGCCACAGAAGGAACTGATACAGCTAAGCTAGATACTGGTGGAGACATCTCCAAACAAGGTGATTTTGGAGAGATTGGAGTCTGAAAATCCACAGGTGACATGCGAGCCGGTGTTGTCATTGCTGAAACATATCTATGCCATGAAGAAAAAACAAGAATAAAAACAAATCAGTCTGAATAGTAAAATTATATTTACAATCTGTGTAGTCAATGTTATTTCTAAATTTATGCATAATTATCACTAATGTACAAATTAATGTAAGGAAATGTGAAAAAGCAAGCTCCATGGAAAAAGAGTATCCTGCCATACCCAAACCAGGGAAGGCCTAAGACCGGAGAGGTCATTTGTGCAGTCCTCTGTGTGGGCCCCACAATCTCTCAATTGCCAAGTAGAATCTTGCACCATGTTCTTGATGATTTCTCTACTCTGCATGCGCAGAGCTTTCGGTATATTTCAACTAATCCATTTTCCCGCTGGTTTTTGCAGCACAGACACTGGAGAAGTAAGTATAATATATACAGGGCTGAACTGGGCCACAGGTGTGCAGGAGACTCCCTGGTGGGAACCCCAGTCCCTGCTTAGGAGTGAGTAACTTGGTGGAACAGGATCATGGATGAATTTGGGTGCTTGGTTCATTTCTATGGAAACTAAACCAAGATGTGCCCTACCGCCAAACAAAGTGGGGGTTCTAATCTACATCTGTCCCCTCCATTTTAAATGGGCTCTGTTCTATGAATTTATCTATAATGGTTGGCCACATTCCTTAAGTTTTGGCCCCTACCATTgccttccctggtgggcccttcatgccccagtccgccaTTGAATGTATGGTCGCAGGGTGTGTGGGGAAGCAATCAATTGaacgtctgtcgggatcccggcagtcaggataccgaagcCGGAAACCCGACTCCAACTGAAATACCGGCAGTTGGAGTTCTGAGCACCAGctagttacccctcttgggtggaggTCCACGCCACTACCCCGAGGGtaatagaaacctgtggcgaccaAAGGGGGGAGCCGCTGCGCTCGCcgctgggatgccggctgtcgggctcccggtgtcGGGCTCCtgaccggcgggatctcgtactgatcccggtgTGTGATGTGGCCCTCCCTGGATGCAGGGGACTGTGTGTACTGTACACCTTGCATACAGTTTAGCAAGCAGAAGAAATCAATGTACTTTGTTGTACTGTACTAGTGTTTAAAAGAACATTTATAATTGTTGTGAATCAAGAAATGTGCCTCTGCAATAATGTTATTTTTGTCAAATAAAGTCAAagattaaaatgaaaataaaaatctaTATTCTGCAATTATGCTATGTGACAAGTTCTCATACTGCGATCTCTCTGTCTCATTATTATTGGAATAAAAACAACATTATTCCAAAAAGCATCTTTACAGATAAATCTTTAAAAAACAGAATTAGCCCATATATCCTTCACCACGCAGTGTTTTTTCGCTCACATGCTGGGCCTATTTTTCCACTTTTTGTGCTAGTCACCTTCCAACATCAATAGCACAATTTTTTTATGAGTACCCAAAAAACATTGGGATCTATTTAATAAGCcttatagagagagataaagaggatggagataaagtaccaaccaaccagttcttaactgtcacagcctgtaacatggcagttaggagctgattggatggtactttacctcagtccactttatctctcaccaaggcatTGTAAATAGACCATATTGTCTCTTGTTGTTTTTCAGAAGACTTACATTTTTCAGAAAATATCATTCATTTGTTAATACCTCCTCATACATCAcgtgtaaaaaaaaatgtctataaaaaatacaaataaatattttGTCGCTCTTGTAGCAGCATTCCACCTTTCTAAAACCATAAAAAGCAGGATTGCACATGTGGGGTTTGATGAGAAAATATGGACTTGAAAGTGATAATACATATCTAATGGGACATCACTTTTTCAAGCGAGGGTGTCCCCAAATGATACAGATGGCAATAATACATATAGTGCCATTCTCCATACTAATATTTTCGCAGAGGTAATGAACCTACAATAACTGATAAGGAACCACAGTGTAGGGGGTTATTGGGCCTTAATCACACTTATAACCAGTAAATACATATCTCTAGGTGCGAGGATGGAGACAATAGAAGACTTTCAGTACCCACAACCATGCTctccaatacatttttttttactgcCAGTGCAGGAGTAGCTTCCCCTACCCCCCAATATGTCATCATCACACCAGTGCAATGATGTCAGCCTCATGCAGTCTAATCCCAATGCCCCATCAGTACTGATTACCAATAGGGACTAAGGTTGCTatgggattttgcccatagcaaccattcagattccatttctcatttatctagaacataatacctggaatctgattggcggctacgggtaacatcccatcttaaatagaactcccatcttagtaaatttacaccttagTTTTGTTTTTAACATTTCAGTCTGAAGGATGAAAGGTACAGTATTTGCCCTTTGTATTTTTAATGCACATATGGAGGACAAATCCTTCTTGTCAACTACACAGAAGGGGATAAACAGATAAGTTAAAATGCAACATAATTAAGCAGTttgctaaaatatatttttttattgttactAAGAACATTATTATTGCCGCAACATTAAATTTGTTCACATATCTTTCTGCAAAGCATTAAAACCCAAGTTACTTGTGTCTTTAGCAAAGTTATTCTGGACGTAAATACacactactatcactgcatattttCCAAACCTCTGTAAATTTGTACACACTGTGGTATAACTATTCTCATGTTTGCAAAATAATGTATTATTTTTAACTACAGCATCTGCATAATCCCACCTTACCGTATTGCTATGCCTGTGTTcttcatacagggtatatcatactaatacacgtgtcagttttcctatATATGCCTTGTGTCCCTGTATGGCTTatatcccacagtgtaaccttcctagtgtgtccaacatggctgcctcacctggtacattCTTAAATGGGAAGGAAAACACATTGACCTGACCGTTATGGTGGGACCCTACTCCTAGCATTAGTGTGCTACAACCAGCCATTTTATGTAATCTCTTCTAGGTGTAACCTATTCCACCCAGAGTAATCCTACGTAGTGTACCCatgatggctgcctcatctggtacctatTGTGTGTGGGATGgaaaacccatggaagttattgccTAATAAGTCTACACCAAACTCTGCAATTATACTTATTGTGCGCTCTAAGGTTTTGCTATTCTTAATTATTTCTGTATAGTTTTGTACTTGCTGTAATTATAAAACCTCTGTATAATGTATCATGTTTTTGATGTCTGCAAAGCAACTTTGAGTCATATGGGagaaaagtgctaaataaataaaactattattattattatctttaattTTTACAAATTCTTTAAGTTTCTAAAGACTGTATTATTCATTTtttgcattatttttattattttacataatGCATTGTTAAAATTACAGTATTGTGTGGCATCAGATTTACTACATATtgtatatacaatacagtacagacaACCACATTTGCAAACAGATGCATGTACATTTCTTGTGTGAGTGTGAGTATGTGCAGTAAATCCTGGTTTGGTCTTTCAAGTGATTTGTCTCACAGCACAAAGGAGCTGATGAAAAGTTGTATGTataatttggagcagagaagggaaaggtgggacatgatagaaactttcaaatatactgtatcaagggttttaacaaagtccaggagggaaacattctccaaatgaagagaagcaataggacacaaggacatgcactgagactggaggggcggaggttcaggggaaatatgaggaacaattacttcacagaaagggtagtggataagtggaatagcctcccatcagaggtggtagaggctaagacagtagagcaatttaaacatgcatgggataggcataaggatatccttacaaagaaataaggatcaaataaggtttgagataaaaatacggtaaataaaggggcagactagatgggccaagtggttcttatctgccgtcaaattctatgtttctatgacatgtAATGATGGAACTCTTGATTTGGTGTGAAAGATCTTCAAAACCACATTGTATGCAAATTGCATGAACACTGCTTTACAAAATGAGAGAACATGTATTACCTTTCACTATGGGGTGAATCTCTATAGGAATCTGGCGTGTCCCTTGCATGCCTGAGATAACTGCAGTCTCTAGGACCTCCAATGCCATTGAGTCGTCCTCTCGGCCCTGTTGGACTTGTGTGTCTACTGTTCTCTACTGATGACGTCACAATTACAGAGTGACTTTCTGAAATAATGCTTTCTGACTGACCATTACTCCAGCtatcaagaaaataaataaaaagcgtCATTACAAGTGCTTTGACAATCATTTTAACACTGTGTACACATGGCATATCATATATGATAACTAAAACTGTTAAATCAATAAATTATGTTGACTATCATTATTTCACATATTATTATCAAAATGTAGACAAAATATCTATACAAATGTATATTCAATATAATGTAGAGTTAAAACCtgaatataaaaaaacaacaaactaaCTGTACTGTAGCATGTACTGTGATTTGTTTCACACTGAGAAATGATACTTACAGTATATTAATATTACGCACAGATGCAactatttttgtgttatcagttcTGAAAATTTCAAGCACCACTCTTCATTTGCAGCGCACATATTTTTatttgcaacatttaatacaaacgaCTCTAAGCTCTATGGGATATAGACATGCTCTTTGTATTTCCCTGTAATGAATATTGCTTTGTATTCTGTATTTTGTAAATTGTAAAAATGTAGCAAAGCACCATGTtaacattcatcatgtctacatgaTTAGAATGTAGAAAAAACAGTCCTGGTGTTCCAAAGATGATACTCCTTATTTGGCAGCTCTAGTGGTGCCTTCTTGGTCTGGCAGTCAGTTGATGATAACCTCCGGCATACAGCAGTGAGTACTACCACTAACCCTAATCCTGACCCCAAccttccccctagtacctaactctAGACCTCCCTTTAGAGTCTAACCCCTCCTCCTGAAGCCTCTCCCTtatgcctaaccctccactcccgcagcctaagtaTAATGTCGTCATTCTGcagaacactgcaactcaggaccactaTGTGGCCCCTCCTCACCTCtgtcatgagaacaccaggaccaatgcctactactcctctgtccaagaacatcatgactgcccgagACTactcctcaagctgagcagggaactgaggggcgtgcacaccagtaccagactttgctgggtcatttccattggacattagtgtgctccccacattctcacacccacctgcactgctctcatggaccaggacatttataattttcacaaaataatgttagtacagttttcctgcaaatgtgtttttctcttctctttcttcttacagcgtacttccaccctactgtgtgctattcctgtaatgtttaccgccATTggctgcacaccctgccagcagtaacctacgcagtgcgccccacatggctgcctcggatggttcctccgtgggcagggtgtgcttcatttggatctttccatgcagggtatagcatacttcaACACACGTGTCATTTTTCCCacacatgcatttggcccttgtatggctcatctcccacattgttaccttcgtagtgcgcccaacatggctgccttatctggtgcgcttgtagatgggatgaaaaatacatggacctgatggttttgttggaaccctactctgaactgtaggactctgcaatctccccattttgtgttatctcttctaggggtggactattccaccctgggtaatcctacgtagtgcgcctaagatggctgccgcacctggtaccttgtgagggtggaatacacaacccttataggttattacccaaaatgcctacaccaatcattcattatgctttctgtgtgctcaatgttttttttatgtctgtgtggtttatcttttgatataTTACTTaactcttctgtattatgtgcattgtttgagttctagttggcgccgcggatgactgcctcagtgctgctctgacaagcagccttcgtttttagtcttacatgtataatatgtctaatatgtcgagtctatcatacagttgcaatgtgcagtatgaactcatatgtgtaatgtttgtaatgtatgctacgtttttccccttcttatgctatgtattcccccttcatgttgctgcttggcaatgcattgtaccacaaaaaattcctaatGTACATGAGTACACATGgccaataaactgattctgatttCACATGCTGTCATTTCATGCCTAAGTCCGACATTGGGCACTCTACATGGTTCACTGTGATTTTAGTCAGCAGGCAAGTCCCACTATAGAGAAAATGGCTGATGTGTGAAACTAGGCAGTCTCCTTTTATAATATTATTCTGCATTTATTGTATgtacctcatacatcattgctgcagtcactccAAACAGCTCCTTTAGGCGCGACAGGACCTGTGAGTCTCAGTTAGCATTGAGCAtcttttttgacaaaaatgcatcttagtggcAATGCAATGTGGCTAGGAAGCACCAGGCGACTcttctgattcatttgatatgcaacacttgtgtatctgtgtgtgactgggtcTCTGAATCTGCACATGATGGTACCACAATGTAGCAACCACAGCTTTATTTCCAATATGAGTTCTATTGTGCTTTGTAtatagactcagtcgcacacaatatatgtgtcacatatcaaatgaatAAGCATGGTCTCCTGGTGCATCTCATTGCAATTACagtaagacacattttcagcaaaacagaTGCCCagtgctagcagagttgcacgggacaaggatgcttacttgcaccagGCATCTCCATGCATGCAAGGCATATAGaggctggatgtatatggacatatCTGCATATTAGCAATTGAGATACACTAAAAGTAGAGAAAATTAATAGAATGAACAGTCTACTCTTCTGTATTAGTATCTGGGAGATGGATGTTTGCTTTGATCTACTGTAACATGTTACCATTTATGTCATATATATGTGTAATGGACTCATTCTGAAATGTGAGAATAGTACGACCTTATCCAGATAACCATAGCCAATAGCAAGTCTTGAACAAGGTGAAAAAAGCACCTTTCTAAATGAATTTAAACATTGATGGTCAGAACCAGAGATGAATATTAGGGAATGGTGAGTTTATGATGTTACATCAATATGAATCAGATTATATTGGGCATGTTGGAAAATCTGTTTGGTAACTGTATTTGACTATGGCCTGCATGTGCAAACAGGCTCCAGTTACAGTGCAAGTTATTTAGTTGCTCAGCCCAAGAATTACCTAATTGCATCCAATTCTGCTAGCCACTCAGCCATTGTGTAGCAGTATCATCATTTTAATGGCCAAATTAAACATTAGCGTGTTGATGATATAAGAACCATAAGACAAATAAATCACTCTAAATCCTCATGGTGGCAGTTATTGATGGATAATGTTGCTCTTTCAATtaccttaattttttttttacgatttcctATACAAAGGATCCACAACTGTATCAGAAAGTCAAACCAATATCTTCCAAGTGATGACAATATAATCCATGGTAAATGCATAAAGCTATATAATTCCACAGTTTGCAGGTTGTAAACAtaattacacatacagtaatgtGTGCTATGATATTCTTGCTTTAAAGTGAAATAATAACTTTACAATTTTGGATATCAATGCTCACTTGTTTTTGAAGCTCCAATTGGTATAGTAATAGCAGACAGAGTTACAGGATGTCTTTcctaatgctaatttcaaagatgaAAGGAGAAAGTGTACAAACCTGTGACTTGGTGTTTGGGTAACTGTTGTTGAATGATGTGTTGTTGAAGTATAATGACTTGTTGAAAAGGATGTTTCTGTTTCCCGCTCAATGACATGTTCACTGGATATAACATTCTTGGAAACATATTGCTGCAAAAGTAATGGAAaagttttcttaatttttttaattatgAACATGAAACATAACACGTACGTCTTCAAAAAAATTGGTTTTAAAGTATGAActctagatatatatatttttttacaatgaCACACAATTTTCTATATTAGGtctatttaaaaaaacacacaaatacatCGTTCCCTTAGTAAGCTGCAATGCAGTAGATCACCTGACAGTGTCTTATATTGCACCAGCACAACCACTAGGCTTCGGGGTTACTGTCCAGGGTTAATGATGTATTAAGTACCGCCACAAAGACTTGTACTCACATTATCCTGGCTGGGTTCAGCTTAGAGTTCCCTACACAGTCCCTACAGAATAAGGCTATAGATGTCAAGTGCACCTGACACCAATGAGTATCTTAATTCATGTATTTTTACATCTATGTTTACACAATTGACTAAAAGTGCAGATACTACAGCAGAAAAACAGTCAGCATGTATGATTTTATGAAACACGCGTAATGTTTCTATGTGAAAACAGTGACTGCAGCTAAATTTAGATTGTTCTAAACGGTGGTTCTGGGAAGATTGGGAGAGGTGATAACAACTACTTGTGGGATGGGTGCACATGTATGTCTCACTTTATACAAAAGAATGAGATTTCGTTTTGGGGAAAAATATATTTTAACGTGAGCTGGGGGGTAGATAGGGAGGATTGATAGGGCTTTCCTAATTTATGGGTCACAAAAGAGTTTTATttctacaataaaataatttttcatAATCAACCTCCAGAAGTggtgaaaaaaaaacaatacaataaaatatatttcATTGAGCAGTTACTACAGATACACCTACATTTACCATCTGGACATTTTCTTGTGGTGGATTTGGATGATGTGGCCCATTTGCCATGTTGACCATATTGTTCCTTTCTGAGCGATGGCTTAGACGATCCCGCAACTTTTTTCTCTGTTTCCTAAAGATAAGTTTAAGATGTAATGTTTAGTATTTTACTTGTTGACTTACAACAATTAATACGTAATGACATAGATTAAAAATGTTGTACACTTTTATGTATAGAAAATTCTATAATTTGAAAAAAAATTACTTTCAAATTAGTGGGAACAGTCTAGACATTTACATTTCTCAAGCAAAAATTAGATTGCAATTTTTGTTTGGTTAAATAGCTGACTGTCAATTTAGTTTACACTTGTTTGCCAGTTTTACTATATCTGACTTATGTGGATGATTTAAATTGCTTTGGTCTCATCCACTATTTTCCTGTTTACTATTTGAGTTAATCTAACCAACTTTGACCTAATATTAATATCATTAAATAGTATAATAATTAATTGGCTGAATATTAATAACATATTATGCTATGAAAGCAGATTTAGTTGGTGTGATCAGACATCAATaattttatctttaaatatttaTAGAAAGACAATATTTGTAACAGTCATTTTCTGATTTACACActcaaatacataaatatatacacatttaAAAGTATATAAAATAAAAGGAAAGTTTACTTGGTTTTGCAGTAGGCCACAACACACATGATGCCAACTACAAGCAGAGCAATACAGATGCCAGTAATGGTCAGCACTCTTTTCTGGTACAATTCCTCGGCTTCTAGAGAGGTAAAAAGAAAACAAGGATGCATTCAAATGCTAAGTTCATCATGAGCTACACTCAAAGCCCCAAAATAATATTGCCACATCAGCCCAGTAAAAATAAAGAGTAACGGCTGGATGTATTCTAATGTTTTGATATAGTCATGCTTTTAAATATCAGAAATGtgaaataaaatttaataaatgaCATACAATCTTGAAGATCAGGAAAATCTAGACTTtccattatacatactgtacatacatacaatatatatatatatatatatatatagagagagagagagagagaatgacccttacacacacatatacatatatctaaTTTTAAATGTTATATAcaaattattatatttttataaATTCAATAAACAAATACTCTGACAGTGATACATGAAACATGGAGTTTCTGATGTAGATCCTGTGAAGGCACCATTTACATTGTTTAAAAAAGAGATACATTGATGTGATGTATTTAAAAATAGTAATAATGGAAAAAAGTGGCAGAAGAAAATCAATAGATACAAATTTCCGGGTAATAAAACAAAGTTATATTAATGTTTACCAAAATAGGTGGCAAAAAGGCAAGAATATTGGTAAGAGAATGAATATGTAAAGAATAATAATGCTA
This region includes:
- the NRG1 gene encoding pro-neuregulin-1, membrane-bound isoform isoform X1, with translation MPGDTAEGCQNHCSEQNSDPPSPELQDEGSVPETQAEDGTTQGIAGLAITCCVCLEADRLRICLSSEKICILPILACLISLCLCIAGLKWVFVDKIFEYDSPTHLDPGRIGQDPIIYADSAPSSLVPPTEFTLPIPINTTESKLQVTVEIGSSLLPTETTFQSFSTDNILPKVTSVEKVYQPSTVSHLGSSESSTTVNTKKASPPGHLSKCSEKEKTYCVNGGECYVIKGIKSSGTTKYLCKCKPGFTGARCTATDPVRVIRPEKHLGIEFMEAEELYQKRVLTITGICIALLVVGIMCVVAYCKTKKQRKKLRDRLSHRSERNNMVNMANGPHHPNPPQENVQMVNQYVSKNVISSEHVIERETETSFSTSHYTSTTHHSTTVTQTPSHSWSNGQSESIISESHSVIVTSSVENSRHTSPTGPRGRLNGIGGPRDCSYLRHARDTPDSYRDSPHSERYVSAMTTPARMSPVDFQTPISPKSPCLEMSPPVSSLAVSVPSVAVSPFIEEERPLLLVSPPRLRDKRYDSYYHHYHYNQQYNSYHHNPAHDSSSLPPSPLRIVEDEEYETTQEYEPALEPVKKLVNSRRAKRTKPNGHISNRLRLDTDTSSEISISESETEDERIGEETPFLSIQNPLATSLESASAYRLADSRTNPTSRFSTQEELQSRLSNVIANQDPIAV
- the NRG1 gene encoding pro-neuregulin-1, membrane-bound isoform isoform X5, which encodes MPGDTAEGCQNHCSEQNSDPPSPELQDEGSVPETQAEDGTTQGIAGLAITCCVCLEADRLRICLSSEKICILPILACLISLCLCIAGLKWVFVDKIFEYDSPTHLDPGRIGQDPIIYADSAPSSLVPPTEFTLPIPINTTESKLQVTVEIGSSLLPTETTFQSFSTDNILPKVTSVEKVYQPSTVSHLGSSESSTTVNTKKASPPGHLSKCSEKEKTYCVNGGECYVIKGIKSSGTTKYLCKCPNEFTGDRCQNYVMASFYKAEELYQKRVLTITGICIALLVVGIMCVVAYCKTKKQRKKLRDRLSHRSERNNMVNMANGPHHPNPPQENVQMVNQYVSKNVISSEHVIERETETSFSTSHYTSTTHHSTTVTQTPSHSWSNGQSESIISESHSVIVTSSVENSRHTSPTGPRGRLNGIGGPRDCSYLRHARDTPDSYRDSPHSERYVSAMTTPARMSPVDFQTPISPKSPCLEMSPPVSSLAVSVPSVAVSPFIEEERPLLLVSPPRLRDKRYDSYYHHYHYNQQYNSYHHNPAHDSSSLPPSPLRIVEDEEYETTQEYEPALEPVKKLVNSRRAKRTKPNGHISNRLRLDTDTSSEISISESETEDERIGEETPFLSIQNPLATSLESASAYRLADSRTNPTSRFSTQEELQSRLSNVIANQDPIAV
- the NRG1 gene encoding pro-neuregulin-1, membrane-bound isoform isoform X4, whose amino-acid sequence is MPGDTAEGCQNHCSEQNSDPPSPELQDEGSVPETQAEDGTTQGIAGLAITCCVCLEADRLRICLSSEKICILPILACLISLCLCIAGLKWVFVDKIFEYDSPTHLDPGRIGQDPIIYADSAPSSLVPPTEFTLPIPINTTESKLQVTVEIGSSLLPTETTFQSFSTDNILPKVTSVEKVYQPSTVSHLGSSESSTTVNTKKASPPGHLSKCSEKEKTYCVNGGECYVIKGIKSSGTTKYLCKCKPGFTGARCTATDPVRVIRPEKAEELYQKRVLTITGICIALLVVGIMCVVAYCKTKKQRKKLRDRLSHRSERNNMVNMANGPHHPNPPQENVQMVNQYVSKNVISSEHVIERETETSFSTSHYTSTTHHSTTVTQTPSHSWSNGQSESIISESHSVIVTSSVENSRHTSPTGPRGRLNGIGGPRDCSYLRHARDTPDSYRDSPHSERYVSAMTTPARMSPVDFQTPISPKSPCLEMSPPVSSLAVSVPSVAVSPFIEEERPLLLVSPPRLRDKRYDSYYHHYHYNQQYNSYHHNPAHDSSSLPPSPLRIVEDEEYETTQEYEPALEPVKKLVNSRRAKRTKPNGHISNRLRLDTDTSSEISISESETEDERIGEETPFLSIQNPLATSLESASAYRLADSRTNPTSRFSTQEELQSRLSNVIANQDPIAV
- the NRG1 gene encoding pro-neuregulin-1, membrane-bound isoform isoform X3 translates to MPGDTAEGCQNHCSEQNSDPPSPELQDEGSVPETQAEDGTTQGIAGLAITCCVCLEADRLRICLSSEKICILPILACLISLCLCIAGLKWVFVDKIFEYDSPTHLDPGRIGQDPIIYADSAPSSLVPPTEFTLPIPINTTESKLQVTVEIGSSLLPTETTFQSFSTDNILPKVTSVEKVYQPSTVSHLGSSESSTTVNTKKASPPGHLSKCSEKEKTYCVNGGECYVIKGIKSSGTTKYLCKCPNEFTGDRCQNYVMASFYKHLGIEFMEAEELYQKRVLTITGICIALLVVGIMCVVAYCKTKKQRKKLRDRLSHRSERNNMVNMANGPHHPNPPQENVQMVNQYVSKNVISSEHVIERETETSFSTSHYTSTTHHSTTVTQTPSHSWSNGQSESIISESHSVIVTSSVENSRHTSPTGPRGRLNGIGGPRDCSYLRHARDTPDSYRDSPHSERYVSAMTTPARMSPVDFQTPISPKSPCLEMSPPVSSLAVSVPSVAVSPFIEEERPLLLVSPPRLRDKRYDSYYHHYHYNQQYNSYHHNPAHDSSSLPPSPLRIVEDEEYETTQEYEPALEPVKKLVNSRRAKRTKPNGHISNRLRLDTDTSSEISISESETEDERIGEETPFLSIQNPLATSLESASAYRLADSRTNPTSRFSTQEELQSRLSNVIANQDPIAV
- the NRG1 gene encoding pro-neuregulin-1, membrane-bound isoform isoform X6, translated to MSEKKKEGKGKKGKGKKNKANEKKPALTDVVPTSPPRLKEIKSQRIAEGEKLTLKCEVVSDQPSLKFKWFKEEKEIGGKNKPENKPVNIKIRKKKKSSELHITSASDADAGEYKCTVSNQLGNDSMRVNVTIAEPSPPGHLSKCSEKEKTYCVNGGECYVIKGIKSSGTTKYLCKCKPGFTGARCTATDPVRVIRPEKHLGIEFMEAEELYQKRVLTITGICIALLVVGIMCVVAYCKTKKQRKKLRDRLSHRSERNNMVNMANGPHHPNPPQENVQMVNQYVSKNVISSEHVIERETETSFSTSHYTSTTHHSTTVTQTPSHSWSNGQSESIISESHSVIVTSSVENSRHTSPTGPRGRLNGIGGPRDCSYLRHARDTPDSYRDSPHSERYVSAMTTPARMSPVDFQTPISPKSPCLEMSPPVSSLAVSVPSVAVSPFIEEERPLLLVSPPRLRDKRYDSYYHHYHYNQQYNSYHHNPAHDSSSLPPSPLRIVEDEEYETTQEYEPALEPVKKLVNSRRAKRTKPNGHISNRLRLDTDTSSEISISESETEDERIGEETPFLSIQNPLATSLESASAYRLADSRTNPTSRFSTQEELQSRLSNVIANQDPIAV